The following proteins are encoded in a genomic region of Syngnathoides biaculeatus isolate LvHL_M chromosome 15, ASM1980259v1, whole genome shotgun sequence:
- the stxbp5b gene encoding syntaxin-binding protein 5 isoform X9, giving the protein MKKFNIRKVLDGLTAVSSSSSSSAAQTGAAKENDAVPESLQSEHFQLCKTVRHGFPHQPSSMAFDPVQKILAVGTLNGALRLFGRAGVECYCQHESGAAVIQLQFLINEGAVVSALADDSIHLWNLRQKIPAVLHSLKFNRERITYCHLPFQSKWLYIGTERGNIHIVNVESFTLSGYVIMWNKAIELSTKTHPGPVVHISDNPMDEGKLLIGFECGVVVLWDLKSKKADYRYNYDEAIHSVAWHHEGKQFVCSHSDGTLTTWNIRTPAKPAQITTPHGKQPKDGKKPEPCKPILKVEYKTTRAGDPFMVLSGGLSYDTVGRRACLTVMHGKSTAVLEMDFPIVDFLTLCETPYPNDFQEPYAVVVLLERDLIVIDLGQIGYPIFETPYPLSIHESPVTCCEYFADCPAELIPALYSVGTRQKRQGYSKKDWPVSGGNWGQGTQSYPEIIITGHADGSIKFWDASALMLQVLYKLKTAKVFERARGKDEKANTDIVDEDPFAIQTLCWCPESRMLCVAGVSAHVIVYRFSKQEITTADVQLLEVRMQCDPSNLDSPDAAGDQTPTQSSPVLPSPQETEPPATASGQPSAVGNTSSSSADGLRDNMPCLKVRVSPLKQSPGYQVELVVQLVWVSGEPPQQITSLAINSSYGLVVFGNTNGLAVVDYLQKTLLLNLGTSELHSPSEPIQRQPCSPRKARHPSGALCDSSDGPNTAEERCKSPNSDSKDNLFSRSRSSSVTSIDRESREAICAFCFCETFPRKLADASPGPCLLVGTTHGAVMLLSLSVPSGDQQRLLQSVEISSSGMVTKLKGGILTLGLLDAAGAALPAPYEAWYDPNASDEEKEKEKSRWRRPASPPSSHDGHDSQFAVLCSEKQAKVLAMPSQTRVYKHSITESSFVLRADVVEMAGVNCIACFCANGHIMMLSLPSLRPLLDVNYLPLTDMRIARTFCFSNLGQALYLTSPTEVQRITYSQDTCDNLQEMLSELFTPVETPEAPNRGFFKGLFGGGAQSLDREDLFGETGSGKASRTLAQHIPGPGNMEGMKGAASGVVGDLARARIALDERGQKLGELEERTAAMMASADSFSKHAHDMMLKYKDKKWYQL; this is encoded by the exons GGCGCGGTAGTGAGTGCCTTAGCTGATGACAGCATCCACCTGTGGAACTTGAGGCAAAAGATCCCCGCCGTCCTGCATTCGCTCAAGTTCAACAGGGAGAG AATCACATACTGCCACCTGCCCTTCCAAAGCAAATGGCTTTACATCGGCACGGAAAGGGGCAACATCCACATCGTCAACGTGGAGTCCTTCACCCTCTCAGGCTACGTCATCATGTGGAACAAAGCCATCGAACT ATCCACCAAGACACACCCAGGGCCAGTAGTTCACATCAGTGATAACCCCATGGACGAAGGAAAG CTCCTCATTGGATTTGAGTGCGGCGTGGTGGTGTTGTGGGACCTGAAGTCCAAAAAAGCTGACTATCGCTACAATTATGATGAG GCCATCCACTCGGTAGCGTGGCACCACGAGGGCAAACAGTTTGTCTGCAGCCACTCAGACGGCACTCTGACCACATGGAACATACGAACCCCGGCCAAGCCGGCGCAGATCACCACACCGCACG GAAAGCAGCCCAAAGATGGCAAGAAGCCAGAGCCGTGCAAGCCCATCCTGAAGGTGGAATACAAAACCACACGGGCAGG gGACCCATTTATGGTTCTGTCCGGCGGTCTGTCCTACGACACGGTGGGTCGGAGAGCCTGTCTGACAGTGATGCACGGGAAGAGCACCGCCGTCCTGGAGATGGACTTCCCCATCGTGGATTTCCTCACCCTGTGCGAGACGCCGTATCCCAACG ATTTTCAGGAGCCATATGCCGTGGTGGTTCTCCTGGAGAGGGATTTAATCGTCATTGACCTAGGACAGATTGGGTACCCGATATTCGAGACCCCCTACCCCCTAAGCATCCACGAGTCCCCCGTGACCTGCTGCGAGTACTTTGCCGACTGCCCGGCCGAACTCATTCCCGCACTTTACTCGGTGGGGACCCGACAGAAAAGGCAAGGCTACAGCAAGAAG GACTGGCCCGTCAGTGGGGGAAACTGGGGCCAAGGGACGCAAAGTTACCCAGAGATCATCATTACTGG GCACGCCGACGGCTCCATCAAGTTTTGGGATGCTTCTGCAC TGATGCTTCAAGTGTTGTATAAGTTGAAGACGGCCAAGGTGTTCGAGAGGGCCCGCGGCAAGGACGAGAAGGCCAACACGGACATCGTGGACGAGGATCCCTTTGCCATCCAGACGCTGTGCTGGTGCCCCGAGAGCAGGATGTTGTGCGTGGCCGGCGTGTCGGCGCACGTCATCGTCTACCGCTTCAGCAAGCAGGAAATCACCACCGCCGACGTGcag CTCTTGGAAGTACGCATGCAGTGCGACCCGAGCAATTTGGACTCGCCTGATGCCGCCGGGGACCAAACCCCCACACAGTCTTCCCCGGTGCTCCCCAGCCCCCAGGAGACCGAGCCCCCGGCCACCGCCTCCGGTCAGCCCTCCGCCGTCGGAAACACCAGCAGCTCTTCGGCGGACGGGCTGCGAGACAACATGCCGTGTCTGAA GGTCCGCGTCTCCCCACTGAAGCAGTCTCCGGGGTACCAGGTGGAGCTGGTGGTCCAGCTGGTGTGGGTGAGCGGGGAGCCACCTCAGCAGATCACTAGCTTGGCCATAAACTCCTCTTATGGACT GGTGGTGTTCGGCAACACCAATGGCCTGGCGGTGGTGGACTACCTCCAGAAAACGCTGCTGCTCAACCTGGGCACGTCAGAGCTGCACAGCCCATCCGAGCCCATCCAGAGGCAGCCTTGCTCCCCGCGCAAAGCCCGCCACCCGTCTGGAG CGCTGTGCGATTCCAGTGATGGGCCCAACACTGCAGAGGAGCGCTGCAAGTCGCCCAACTCAG ATTCCAAGGACAACTTGTTCAGCCGCTCGCGCAGTTCCAGCGTGACCAGCATCGACAGGGAGTCCCGCGAGGCCATCTGCGCCTTCTGCTTCTGCGAGACTTTCCCCAGGAAGTTGGCGGACGCCTCGCCCGGCCCATGCCTGCTGGTGGGCACCACCCACGGCGCCGTCATGTTGCTGTCCCTCAGCGTGCCCTCCGGTGACCAGCAGAGGCTCCTGCAGTCGGTCGAGATCTCCTCCTCTG GCATGGTGACCAAACTCAAAGGAGGCATCTTGACGTTGGGCCTGTTGGACGCGGCCGGAGCCGCGCTGCCCGCCCCCTACGAGGCCTGGTACGATCCCAACGCCTCCGACGAGGAGAAAGAGAAGGAGAAGAGCCGGTGGCGCAGGCCGGCGTCGCCGCCCTCGTCGCACGACGGCCACGACTCGCAGTTCGCCGTCCTGTGCTCGGAGAAGCAGGCCAAGGTGCTGGCCATGCCGTCGCAGACGCGCGTCTACAAACACAGCATCACCGAGTCGTCCTTCGTGCTGAGGGCCGACGTCGTGGAGATGGCGGGGGTCAACTGCATCGCCTGCTTCTGCGCCAACGGACACATCATGATGCTCAG CTTGCCGAGCCTGCGGCCCCTCCTGGACGTCAACTACCTGCCGCTGACGGACATGCGGATAGCGCGGACGTTCTGCTTCTCCAATCTGGGCCAGGCTCTGTATCTCACCTCCCCCACGGAGGTGCAGAGGATCACTTACAGCCAGGATACCTGCGACAACCTCCAG GAGATGCTGAGTGAGTTGTTCACACCAGTTGAGACCCCCGAGGCCCCCAACAGAGGTTTCTTCAAAGGCCTCTTTGGTGGGGGAGCTCAGTCCCTGGATCGGGAAGATCTCT TCGGCGAAACGGGGTCCGGGAAGGCCTCCCGCACCCTGGCCCAGCACATCCCCGGCCCGGGCAACATGGAGGGCATGAAGGGCGCGGCGTCGGGCGTGGTGGGCGACCTGGCCCGCGCGCGGATCGCGCTGGACGAGCGAGGGCAGAAGCTCGGCGAGCTGGAGGAGAGGACGGCCGCCATGATGGCCAGCGCCGACTCCTTCTCGAAGCACGCTCACGAC ATGATGCTGAAGTACAAAGACAAGAAGTGGTACCAACTCTGA
- the stxbp5b gene encoding syntaxin-binding protein 5 isoform X3 — MKKFNIRKVLDGLTAVSSSSSSSAAQTGAAKENDAVPESLQSEHFQLCKTVRHGFPHQPSSMAFDPVQKILAVGTLNGALRLFGRAGVECYCQHESGAAVIQLQFLINEGAVVSALADDSIHLWNLRQKIPAVLHSLKFNRERITYCHLPFQSKWLYIGTERGNIHIVNVESFTLSGYVIMWNKAIELSTKTHPGPVVHISDNPMDEGKLLIGFECGVVVLWDLKSKKADYRYNYDEAIHSVAWHHEGKQFVCSHSDGTLTTWNIRTPAKPAQITTPHGKQPKDGKKPEPCKPILKVEYKTTRAGDPFMVLSGGLSYDTVGRRACLTVMHGKSTAVLEMDFPIVDFLTLCETPYPNDFQEPYAVVVLLERDLIVIDLGQIGYPIFETPYPLSIHESPVTCCEYFADCPAELIPALYSVGTRQKRQGYSKKDWPVSGGNWGQGTQSYPEIIITGHADGSIKFWDASALMLQVLYKLKTAKVFERARGKDEKANTDIVDEDPFAIQTLCWCPESRMLCVAGVSAHVIVYRFSKQEITTADVQLLEVRMQCDPSNLDSPDAAGDQTPTQSSPVLPSPQETEPPATASGQPSAVGNTSSSSADGLRDNMPCLKVRVSPLKQSPGYQVELVVQLVWVSGEPPQQITSLAINSSYGLVVFGNTNGLAVVDYLQKTLLLNLGTSELHSPSEPIQRQPCSPRKARHPSGALCDSSDGPNTAEERCKSPNSVKYKSRRFSKTVANDFARMSRKISSSSEQKPNSDWGTISSRKHFYHTHNGTSKTTRKSVKLAFPPRNSDHNMNSKDNLFSRSRSSSVTSIDRESREAICAFCFCETFPRKLADASPGPCLLVGTTHGAVMLLSLSVPSGDQQRLLQSVEISSSGMVTKLKGGILTLGLLDAAGAALPAPYEAWYDPNASDEEKEKEKSRWRRPASPPSSHDGHDSQFAVLCSEKQAKVLAMPSQTRVYKHSITESSFVLRADVVEMAGVNCIACFCANGHIMMLSLPSLRPLLDVNYLPLTDMRIARTFCFSNLGQALYLTSPTEVQRITYSQDTCDNLQEMLSELFTPVETPEAPNRGFFKGLFGGGAQSLDREDLFGETGSGKASRTLAQHIPGPGNMEGMKGAASGVVGDLARARIALDERGQKLGELEERTAAMMASADSFSKHAHDMMLKYKDKKWYQL, encoded by the exons GGCGCGGTAGTGAGTGCCTTAGCTGATGACAGCATCCACCTGTGGAACTTGAGGCAAAAGATCCCCGCCGTCCTGCATTCGCTCAAGTTCAACAGGGAGAG AATCACATACTGCCACCTGCCCTTCCAAAGCAAATGGCTTTACATCGGCACGGAAAGGGGCAACATCCACATCGTCAACGTGGAGTCCTTCACCCTCTCAGGCTACGTCATCATGTGGAACAAAGCCATCGAACT ATCCACCAAGACACACCCAGGGCCAGTAGTTCACATCAGTGATAACCCCATGGACGAAGGAAAG CTCCTCATTGGATTTGAGTGCGGCGTGGTGGTGTTGTGGGACCTGAAGTCCAAAAAAGCTGACTATCGCTACAATTATGATGAG GCCATCCACTCGGTAGCGTGGCACCACGAGGGCAAACAGTTTGTCTGCAGCCACTCAGACGGCACTCTGACCACATGGAACATACGAACCCCGGCCAAGCCGGCGCAGATCACCACACCGCACG GAAAGCAGCCCAAAGATGGCAAGAAGCCAGAGCCGTGCAAGCCCATCCTGAAGGTGGAATACAAAACCACACGGGCAGG gGACCCATTTATGGTTCTGTCCGGCGGTCTGTCCTACGACACGGTGGGTCGGAGAGCCTGTCTGACAGTGATGCACGGGAAGAGCACCGCCGTCCTGGAGATGGACTTCCCCATCGTGGATTTCCTCACCCTGTGCGAGACGCCGTATCCCAACG ATTTTCAGGAGCCATATGCCGTGGTGGTTCTCCTGGAGAGGGATTTAATCGTCATTGACCTAGGACAGATTGGGTACCCGATATTCGAGACCCCCTACCCCCTAAGCATCCACGAGTCCCCCGTGACCTGCTGCGAGTACTTTGCCGACTGCCCGGCCGAACTCATTCCCGCACTTTACTCGGTGGGGACCCGACAGAAAAGGCAAGGCTACAGCAAGAAG GACTGGCCCGTCAGTGGGGGAAACTGGGGCCAAGGGACGCAAAGTTACCCAGAGATCATCATTACTGG GCACGCCGACGGCTCCATCAAGTTTTGGGATGCTTCTGCAC TGATGCTTCAAGTGTTGTATAAGTTGAAGACGGCCAAGGTGTTCGAGAGGGCCCGCGGCAAGGACGAGAAGGCCAACACGGACATCGTGGACGAGGATCCCTTTGCCATCCAGACGCTGTGCTGGTGCCCCGAGAGCAGGATGTTGTGCGTGGCCGGCGTGTCGGCGCACGTCATCGTCTACCGCTTCAGCAAGCAGGAAATCACCACCGCCGACGTGcag CTCTTGGAAGTACGCATGCAGTGCGACCCGAGCAATTTGGACTCGCCTGATGCCGCCGGGGACCAAACCCCCACACAGTCTTCCCCGGTGCTCCCCAGCCCCCAGGAGACCGAGCCCCCGGCCACCGCCTCCGGTCAGCCCTCCGCCGTCGGAAACACCAGCAGCTCTTCGGCGGACGGGCTGCGAGACAACATGCCGTGTCTGAA GGTCCGCGTCTCCCCACTGAAGCAGTCTCCGGGGTACCAGGTGGAGCTGGTGGTCCAGCTGGTGTGGGTGAGCGGGGAGCCACCTCAGCAGATCACTAGCTTGGCCATAAACTCCTCTTATGGACT GGTGGTGTTCGGCAACACCAATGGCCTGGCGGTGGTGGACTACCTCCAGAAAACGCTGCTGCTCAACCTGGGCACGTCAGAGCTGCACAGCCCATCCGAGCCCATCCAGAGGCAGCCTTGCTCCCCGCGCAAAGCCCGCCACCCGTCTGGAG CGCTGTGCGATTCCAGTGATGGGCCCAACACTGCAGAGGAGCGCTGCAAGTCGCCCAACTCAG TGAAGTACAAAAGCAGACGCTTTTCCAAGACGGTTGCCAATGACTTTG CTAGGATGTCGCGGAAAATTAGCTCGTCTAGTGAGCAAAAGCCCAACTCCG ACTGGGGCACCATCTCATCCCGAAAGCACTTTTATCACACCCACAATGGCACGTCCAAGACCACCCGCAAGAGCGTGAAGTTGGCTTTCCCCCCAAGAAACTCTGACCACAACATGA ATTCCAAGGACAACTTGTTCAGCCGCTCGCGCAGTTCCAGCGTGACCAGCATCGACAGGGAGTCCCGCGAGGCCATCTGCGCCTTCTGCTTCTGCGAGACTTTCCCCAGGAAGTTGGCGGACGCCTCGCCCGGCCCATGCCTGCTGGTGGGCACCACCCACGGCGCCGTCATGTTGCTGTCCCTCAGCGTGCCCTCCGGTGACCAGCAGAGGCTCCTGCAGTCGGTCGAGATCTCCTCCTCTG GCATGGTGACCAAACTCAAAGGAGGCATCTTGACGTTGGGCCTGTTGGACGCGGCCGGAGCCGCGCTGCCCGCCCCCTACGAGGCCTGGTACGATCCCAACGCCTCCGACGAGGAGAAAGAGAAGGAGAAGAGCCGGTGGCGCAGGCCGGCGTCGCCGCCCTCGTCGCACGACGGCCACGACTCGCAGTTCGCCGTCCTGTGCTCGGAGAAGCAGGCCAAGGTGCTGGCCATGCCGTCGCAGACGCGCGTCTACAAACACAGCATCACCGAGTCGTCCTTCGTGCTGAGGGCCGACGTCGTGGAGATGGCGGGGGTCAACTGCATCGCCTGCTTCTGCGCCAACGGACACATCATGATGCTCAG CTTGCCGAGCCTGCGGCCCCTCCTGGACGTCAACTACCTGCCGCTGACGGACATGCGGATAGCGCGGACGTTCTGCTTCTCCAATCTGGGCCAGGCTCTGTATCTCACCTCCCCCACGGAGGTGCAGAGGATCACTTACAGCCAGGATACCTGCGACAACCTCCAG GAGATGCTGAGTGAGTTGTTCACACCAGTTGAGACCCCCGAGGCCCCCAACAGAGGTTTCTTCAAAGGCCTCTTTGGTGGGGGAGCTCAGTCCCTGGATCGGGAAGATCTCT TCGGCGAAACGGGGTCCGGGAAGGCCTCCCGCACCCTGGCCCAGCACATCCCCGGCCCGGGCAACATGGAGGGCATGAAGGGCGCGGCGTCGGGCGTGGTGGGCGACCTGGCCCGCGCGCGGATCGCGCTGGACGAGCGAGGGCAGAAGCTCGGCGAGCTGGAGGAGAGGACGGCCGCCATGATGGCCAGCGCCGACTCCTTCTCGAAGCACGCTCACGAC ATGATGCTGAAGTACAAAGACAAGAAGTGGTACCAACTCTGA
- the stxbp5b gene encoding syntaxin-binding protein 5 isoform X4 produces the protein MKKFNIRKVLDGLTAVSSSSSSSAAQTGAAKENDAVPESLQSEHFQLCKTVRHGFPHQPSSMAFDPVQKILAVGTLNGALRLFGRAGVECYCQHESGAAVIQLQFLINEGAVVSALADDSIHLWNLRQKIPAVLHSLKFNRERITYCHLPFQSKWLYIGTERGNIHIVNVESFTLSGYVIMWNKAIELSTKTHPGPVVHISDNPMDEGKLLIGFECGVVVLWDLKSKKADYRYNYDEAIHSVAWHHEGKQFVCSHSDGTLTTWNIRTPAKPAQITTPHGKQPKDGKKPEPCKPILKVEYKTTRAGDPFMVLSGGLSYDTVGRRACLTVMHGKSTAVLEMDFPIVDFLTLCETPYPNDFQEPYAVVVLLERDLIVIDLGQIGYPIFETPYPLSIHESPVTCCEYFADCPAELIPALYSVGTRQKRQGYSKKDWPVSGGNWGQGTQSYPEIIITGHADGSIKFWDASALMLQVLYKLKTAKVFERARGKDEKANTDIVDEDPFAIQTLCWCPESRMLCVAGVSAHVIVYRFSKQEITTADVQLLEVRMQCDPSNLDSPDAAGDQTPTQSSPVLPSPQETEPPATASGQPSAVGNTSSSSADGLRDNMPCLKVRVSPLKQSPGYQVELVVQLVWVSGEPPQQITSLAINSSYGLVVFGNTNGLAVVDYLQKTLLLNLGTSELHSPSEPIQRQPCSPRKARHPSGALCDSSDGPNTAEERCKSPNSARMSRKISSSSEQKPNSDWGTISSRKHFYHTHNGTSKTTRKSVKLAFPPRNSDHNMNSKDNLFSRSRSSSVTSIDRESREAICAFCFCETFPRKLADASPGPCLLVGTTHGAVMLLSLSVPSGDQQRLLQSVEISSSGMVTKLKGGILTLGLLDAAGAALPAPYEAWYDPNASDEEKEKEKSRWRRPASPPSSHDGHDSQFAVLCSEKQAKVLAMPSQTRVYKHSITESSFVLRADVVEMAGVNCIACFCANGHIMMLSLPSLRPLLDVNYLPLTDMRIARTFCFSNLGQALYLTSPTEVQRITYSQDTCDNLQEMLSELFTPVETPEAPNRGFFKGLFGGGAQSLDREDLFGETGSGKASRTLAQHIPGPGNMEGMKGAASGVVGDLARARIALDERGQKLGELEERTAAMMASADSFSKHAHDMMLKYKDKKWYQL, from the exons GGCGCGGTAGTGAGTGCCTTAGCTGATGACAGCATCCACCTGTGGAACTTGAGGCAAAAGATCCCCGCCGTCCTGCATTCGCTCAAGTTCAACAGGGAGAG AATCACATACTGCCACCTGCCCTTCCAAAGCAAATGGCTTTACATCGGCACGGAAAGGGGCAACATCCACATCGTCAACGTGGAGTCCTTCACCCTCTCAGGCTACGTCATCATGTGGAACAAAGCCATCGAACT ATCCACCAAGACACACCCAGGGCCAGTAGTTCACATCAGTGATAACCCCATGGACGAAGGAAAG CTCCTCATTGGATTTGAGTGCGGCGTGGTGGTGTTGTGGGACCTGAAGTCCAAAAAAGCTGACTATCGCTACAATTATGATGAG GCCATCCACTCGGTAGCGTGGCACCACGAGGGCAAACAGTTTGTCTGCAGCCACTCAGACGGCACTCTGACCACATGGAACATACGAACCCCGGCCAAGCCGGCGCAGATCACCACACCGCACG GAAAGCAGCCCAAAGATGGCAAGAAGCCAGAGCCGTGCAAGCCCATCCTGAAGGTGGAATACAAAACCACACGGGCAGG gGACCCATTTATGGTTCTGTCCGGCGGTCTGTCCTACGACACGGTGGGTCGGAGAGCCTGTCTGACAGTGATGCACGGGAAGAGCACCGCCGTCCTGGAGATGGACTTCCCCATCGTGGATTTCCTCACCCTGTGCGAGACGCCGTATCCCAACG ATTTTCAGGAGCCATATGCCGTGGTGGTTCTCCTGGAGAGGGATTTAATCGTCATTGACCTAGGACAGATTGGGTACCCGATATTCGAGACCCCCTACCCCCTAAGCATCCACGAGTCCCCCGTGACCTGCTGCGAGTACTTTGCCGACTGCCCGGCCGAACTCATTCCCGCACTTTACTCGGTGGGGACCCGACAGAAAAGGCAAGGCTACAGCAAGAAG GACTGGCCCGTCAGTGGGGGAAACTGGGGCCAAGGGACGCAAAGTTACCCAGAGATCATCATTACTGG GCACGCCGACGGCTCCATCAAGTTTTGGGATGCTTCTGCAC TGATGCTTCAAGTGTTGTATAAGTTGAAGACGGCCAAGGTGTTCGAGAGGGCCCGCGGCAAGGACGAGAAGGCCAACACGGACATCGTGGACGAGGATCCCTTTGCCATCCAGACGCTGTGCTGGTGCCCCGAGAGCAGGATGTTGTGCGTGGCCGGCGTGTCGGCGCACGTCATCGTCTACCGCTTCAGCAAGCAGGAAATCACCACCGCCGACGTGcag CTCTTGGAAGTACGCATGCAGTGCGACCCGAGCAATTTGGACTCGCCTGATGCCGCCGGGGACCAAACCCCCACACAGTCTTCCCCGGTGCTCCCCAGCCCCCAGGAGACCGAGCCCCCGGCCACCGCCTCCGGTCAGCCCTCCGCCGTCGGAAACACCAGCAGCTCTTCGGCGGACGGGCTGCGAGACAACATGCCGTGTCTGAA GGTCCGCGTCTCCCCACTGAAGCAGTCTCCGGGGTACCAGGTGGAGCTGGTGGTCCAGCTGGTGTGGGTGAGCGGGGAGCCACCTCAGCAGATCACTAGCTTGGCCATAAACTCCTCTTATGGACT GGTGGTGTTCGGCAACACCAATGGCCTGGCGGTGGTGGACTACCTCCAGAAAACGCTGCTGCTCAACCTGGGCACGTCAGAGCTGCACAGCCCATCCGAGCCCATCCAGAGGCAGCCTTGCTCCCCGCGCAAAGCCCGCCACCCGTCTGGAG CGCTGTGCGATTCCAGTGATGGGCCCAACACTGCAGAGGAGCGCTGCAAGTCGCCCAACTCAG CTAGGATGTCGCGGAAAATTAGCTCGTCTAGTGAGCAAAAGCCCAACTCCG ACTGGGGCACCATCTCATCCCGAAAGCACTTTTATCACACCCACAATGGCACGTCCAAGACCACCCGCAAGAGCGTGAAGTTGGCTTTCCCCCCAAGAAACTCTGACCACAACATGA ATTCCAAGGACAACTTGTTCAGCCGCTCGCGCAGTTCCAGCGTGACCAGCATCGACAGGGAGTCCCGCGAGGCCATCTGCGCCTTCTGCTTCTGCGAGACTTTCCCCAGGAAGTTGGCGGACGCCTCGCCCGGCCCATGCCTGCTGGTGGGCACCACCCACGGCGCCGTCATGTTGCTGTCCCTCAGCGTGCCCTCCGGTGACCAGCAGAGGCTCCTGCAGTCGGTCGAGATCTCCTCCTCTG GCATGGTGACCAAACTCAAAGGAGGCATCTTGACGTTGGGCCTGTTGGACGCGGCCGGAGCCGCGCTGCCCGCCCCCTACGAGGCCTGGTACGATCCCAACGCCTCCGACGAGGAGAAAGAGAAGGAGAAGAGCCGGTGGCGCAGGCCGGCGTCGCCGCCCTCGTCGCACGACGGCCACGACTCGCAGTTCGCCGTCCTGTGCTCGGAGAAGCAGGCCAAGGTGCTGGCCATGCCGTCGCAGACGCGCGTCTACAAACACAGCATCACCGAGTCGTCCTTCGTGCTGAGGGCCGACGTCGTGGAGATGGCGGGGGTCAACTGCATCGCCTGCTTCTGCGCCAACGGACACATCATGATGCTCAG CTTGCCGAGCCTGCGGCCCCTCCTGGACGTCAACTACCTGCCGCTGACGGACATGCGGATAGCGCGGACGTTCTGCTTCTCCAATCTGGGCCAGGCTCTGTATCTCACCTCCCCCACGGAGGTGCAGAGGATCACTTACAGCCAGGATACCTGCGACAACCTCCAG GAGATGCTGAGTGAGTTGTTCACACCAGTTGAGACCCCCGAGGCCCCCAACAGAGGTTTCTTCAAAGGCCTCTTTGGTGGGGGAGCTCAGTCCCTGGATCGGGAAGATCTCT TCGGCGAAACGGGGTCCGGGAAGGCCTCCCGCACCCTGGCCCAGCACATCCCCGGCCCGGGCAACATGGAGGGCATGAAGGGCGCGGCGTCGGGCGTGGTGGGCGACCTGGCCCGCGCGCGGATCGCGCTGGACGAGCGAGGGCAGAAGCTCGGCGAGCTGGAGGAGAGGACGGCCGCCATGATGGCCAGCGCCGACTCCTTCTCGAAGCACGCTCACGAC ATGATGCTGAAGTACAAAGACAAGAAGTGGTACCAACTCTGA